CACACCGTGACCAGAGGTCGAGGACTGGATACCGAGTTCAATCTCAGCCAGAGGACAGGCCCGTGAGCACTGGATCACCAGCTGTAAACAGGTGTCTCGGATGAGGGCTGATCTGCTGGCAGTGCTGAGGCCCTGAGAGCCTCAGAGCTGGCGCTGCAGTCGCTCTGGCCTTGGGAAGCAGAGACCCACCTGTTGGAGCTCAGAATGAATCCGTAGTTCagagaatgtgtgtgttttttgagCAGAGGAACAGTGACGAAAGAAATCCAGGGTGAATCTCACATTGAAAATCCTTCTTTATGTtcttcagagaaggaaaacagaaaatatttttatcctctttaaaaatgagtgaaaggtaacaaacgtaaggtagatagctagtgggaagcagccgcatggcacagggatattggcttggtgctttgtgacagcctagAGGGgggggataaggagggtgggagggagggagacgcaagagggaagacatatgggaacatatgtatatgtacaactgattcgctttgttataaaacagaaactaacagaccattgtaaagcaattataccccaataaagatgttaaaaaaaaatgactgaaaggaaagaaaaaccacaGAGCTCTGTTAGTTAAACGTAGAAAGTCATATTATGTTATGGACACTGAGTGTCTGATGCTTGTCTAGAGAGGGGAGAGTGAGAATTGGGTCCCAGGTCCTCATTTGTTCTGTCTCTCAGCATCAAATGGAGCCGAAGGGGAGACGCAAGATTAACGAGAAAAAGAGAGCTGTGAAAGGTAAGTTGTGCCATTCATCCCTGTGTGCCCCGAGGGTTAGCCCCCATCTCTCTCAGCCCTGAGGGCCCAGctccacaggctcccaggaggccaGTGGCAGGGCCTGTCCCTCAAGAAACAGAACCCTCAGGGAGGCTCCTGGGAAGGAGAGCAGAACCCAGATACCTCCCAGATTCCATGTGCACAATGAAGTGGTAAGGGGCCTGGAAAAGGGTGTGGCCCAGCAGGGGTATGTGGGTTACAGTGGACCAACAGTGCCTGGGTTGGGAGGTGGGACCTCCAGGTCCAAACGTGGACAAGTTGTTTAACTTTGCTCAGATTCCTCTGTAAGGTGACCCCTGCCCATTCTCCCCCACATGGAGGATGTGAGGGCGGCAAGGGGTAATGGATATGGAAGTACTTTGTAAATGAAACACCCTTTCATGAGCTTCACCATCACTGTCAGGGTTCATGTGGCTTTGGACGCTGGTGCTTGGGCTGCAATCTCCCAATGGTGTCCCCTTAAAGGGACACTGCACTCAGCCTCCTGTAAGACCCCCTAGGCCCTTGCCTTCACCATCATGACCCACTCTGCTGATTTCCAGCTTGCAGAAGTTCCCTGAAAGAGCTGGAAAACGCACGGGACCTGATTTCATTTCTGCGAAGGTAAAgaatctttctcttctctcctgggtTCTTCTTCCACCCAAAGCCTATGGTGTGACATCTGGGCTGCAGAGAGCCTGGGGCTGAAATGTGAGGGGGAGCCCTGAGAACAGCGTACGTCTAAAGCCCTGGGGTGAGGGACAGCAGAAGCACTGTGAAGTCAGCATGGGGGCCGTGGAGGGCCGTGGGCCCAAAGGGGTCcacccctgcctgccctgcccagccctcctaGCCCGGGGGGCTCCTGGCTGCAGCTTGTGCCTCATGTCTCCTGCAGCCACCTGGACAAGCTCCCTCACAAGGGCGGCTTCCATCAGCTCTCCTGTCAAGACCCCCTCGGTGAGGTGGGCAAAGCAGCGCCTGCTGCAGCCCACCAGCCCTGCAGGAAACCTGCAGAAGACGATGTTCCTGCCGTGTGCCCATCAGCTGCCCTGGTTCCTCTGACCCAGGGCCCTTTACCTGTGGCCTCCACCCTGTCAACAGAACCTCAAGACCAATGCAACTTGAAGAGAGTCACCCTTGGCACTGTTGCAAAGAGCTCACCTCCAGGTAATTCTTTTTTGGCATCTACCACTGCAGCCATCTTGAGTCTTGGCCTCGCATGCTATCACATTTTGTTCCTGTCCTTCTGGTGGAAGATTACCAAGGCCTTGTTCTTCCCCACCTCATCACAGAGTAAGTCCTGGCAAGAACACCTGTCCCACCAGCCACCAGGGGCCCCGTTCTCGGGAGGGCCCACAGACAAGCAGGTAGAGACTGGTAGCCCCTTATTTGACAGCCCTGAAGTCCAGAGGCTGCTGGAGCTCCTAATCACCAAGAAAGTAAATCTAAACACttgtaaggagaaagaaaaggacgGGTCATTCTCAGAACAAATGAGCTCAGACTACCGCCTGAACACGTTAGGGAATATGTGGAAATCACTGGGTGCTGAGCAGGACAACACAACCCCTCAATCTTTCTGGAacatgaaagacaaaaaagagcAGCTAGAGCAGCTACCTGGTCCTCAGCAGCTCTTACACTCCGAGGTCTTGAGGGACCACTTGGAACAGAAATACAGCCGGCTCTACTGGGGTCTCCCCTCTCTGCCCAGCGAGTCGCTGGTGGACGTTAGGAGCTCTGCTCAACAGCCGGCACCCTTTGTTTTATTCAGGGGAGTTTCTCATGGCTTCTCAGTTTCAATTCAACCTAGAATACCTTTAGGTGCTTCCCAGGCCCCAGTCTTGCCCTACCCGGGGGTCCCACCCCAGCCTTTCACTCAAAACCTGCCTCCCTGCCAGCCCCCACCTCTGGCTCAGATCCAGGCCCAGCCCTACCTCCCATCTTCTCTCCTATCCAGACCACCTTATTCTCCACCCCAGATGAGTACCTGTGGACTAGACTGTCCTACATTTCAGAACAAGACACTATATTTTATCCCAGCTGAAACTCAATGTCTGAAATGCCCCTTGTTGCAGAAGCAACTGAAAAGTGGGGAGCCTTCACCCTCTGTGGTCAAAAGGTCTCAGAAAGGCTTTAACCAACTCATTCTCACCCTTCCTCAAGACAGGGGATGCTCCCAGGCCCGAAAGTCAGCAGTTTCCATTCATCGTGAGGACTTAATTGGCCCTGATCTCCAGAAGCAACATCTTCAAAAGAGGCTCATCAAAGAGCAAAGCAAGAGGGGCCTGGCCTGCAGTATCcacctgtctctgtctctggaaTTGAGCTCCTATCAGTGCCAATTTTTAGGGACTCATCAGGCACAGGGCAAGCAGGGACCCTGGCAGCCCTCTGCTTTTACGGGCAAAAGGAGACTGGACCGACAGAAGACAAGGTCCAGGTGCCCTAGGAGATCCCACAGGAAGGGTCAAATGCAATTCCAACCAGGGCAGGATTTCGGCAAGGGTCTAAGGCCATATCTGAGGAGGATCTCAAAAGCTTCCTCCAGGACCAGCCTCCCAGTCAAGTTTCTGCCAAGAAACTCTGAAAAGGAGTCAGAAAGATACTTGATGAGGCCCTTGAAGAGTAACTCTGGAAACTGTTTACCCAGTAGCCCAGAGcagaaacatctagaaaaattcttgaaagccCATTTGAGCACAAAGTCGAGGCAGATTAATCAAGGTATGACACCTGTGATTGTGCGTCAATCCTGGCTCGCTGCCAACTGTGCTTCTTATAAGCCCCCCCCTCACGAGGAAATCAGAAATCTAGCATCCTCGAAGTATTGGAAACCCTGTGTAAACTCCTCCCGCGAGCTTTCCTTCCTCAGTCCAAGCATTCGGCAGATGCTGGAAGCACATGTTTTAAGGTGGCGGGTAAGGCACAGGTGGGGCTTACCCAACCAGGCCTTTGAGCCCATAAATCTCAAGCCAGGTGGGGCTCAACCCTTGTCCTCTCCAAGGTCCAccttttccccctctgccacctgtcAATCTAGAGCACACTCAAAAGCCAACTTTGCTAATAAGCTCTCTGGAAAACCTCAGCCCCATCAGGGAATGACAGTGATAACAAAAGCAACAGTTCCCACCCTGGTGAGTCCCCTCCCTGTTCCCTCACCTGAGCATACAGAAATCCAGAGGGCCCTGGGAAAGACTTCACCTGGTGACAGGTATGGGCCCTCAGAGGCCCCTCTGACTGGACAGGAGGGCAGACTGCCTTATCAGATGCCCACAGTCAACCTCATGGGCAGAAGCTGGGAGAATGGGCCTGTCTTGGGCTTTCCAGCCACTAGGAAAACCCTGTCACCACCAACAAAGTCAGTTGCCCAACATCCAAAGGAGCCATGCCTTAAAACACAGGTGGCTCAAGGCCGTGCCACTGCTGAGCTCCTTCCAGACTCTCACAGTGACATCCTCCTTCAAGACTATGCCACTGGCATGCGCCTCCAGGACTTTGCCACCAATGTGCTCCTTCAAGACCATCACACTGATGTGCTCCTTTCTTCAGACATCTTGGCTTCTCACAGGTCTCTTTCTAGTTCCCAGAGGGAACACGCTAGTGAGGACGCACCAGCTTTCCAGGCGGTGCCATATGACCTCAACGTCAGTGAACAGAGCAGCCTGGGGCAGCAGAAATTCAAAACAACACAACTTCAGGACCCATTTAAAAGCCAGAGCAACATGCCTGCCCCAGCTGAGGAGTGGAGGTGCGTTAGGAGCCTCCAACCTGGAGACCATGAAGAAACGAGAAGCAACCAGCAACAACAGGAACCCGGGAAACCAAAAGTTACGGATCCGTGTAAGGGCCAGTTTGCCTCGactgaggggagggaggacaaCTGGAAGCCCAAACCAGGAGAGTATAAAGAAAGGTCTTCAGGACTAAAGGCTTCGCAAGCAAGTGGGATGAGCCACGCTTCTCAGGTCAGGGAAAGAGGAGAGTCCCTTGGGAGCAAACACCCCCAGCTCTCACCAGGGAAGAGACAGCTTTCACCAGAAAGCCAAAATAGGATGAGGCAGTATGTTAGCCACGataaaaaaggcaaaggaatagAAGAATCCCTTCAAAAAGGCAAGCCTGCATCAGCCACTGCTCACCAGCAGAAACCAATCAAAGGCAAACCTGTTGTAGAGAGCAGGGCTATTGACCCTTGTGCGATTCCAAGAGCTGTTGCACAGGTCCTAAGAGAGAAACTGGGGCTTCACCAAGGACTCTGTGCCTCAAAGTTAAATCAGCACCCAGAACAGCTCCAGGCCCCAGCAGAGGGGCACTCCCACTACCACAGGGTTCTCTCCTCTTCAGAAGAGAGAAGGGTGTTGAAAGATACAGCCTACAGTCACCAAGCCAGCCCCAAGGACCACAGCTACCTTAACAAGAGCAGGCATACCACAGGCAGGGGCGACAAGTCAGCCTTCCCACCCAGGGAACTGGAGTCCCCAGTCAGACGCTGCCAGCATGGACCAAGGGTGGCCGGTGACTCAGGCCACCTGCGCCATCACCCAACATGTCCTCAAAAATGTGTTCCCTCTGGTCAGCCAGAGTGTGCTTCTCATGCCTTTCCTGGGAGGAAAGTAGTGCCAAAAAAAGTTCAGTTCATGGAAAGAAAACCTGCTTCTTCTCACGTTAACAGATCATCTATGTGATAATGGCTTCTCTTCCTACCACAACTTTTATTGTTTCCCAAAACAATGTGAGTGACACAGCTCTTTGGTCtaagcatttgtgtgtgtgtgtgtgtgtgtgctttagcTGGTCCTCTGGATTGGATGcattaatattctatttttaagatGTGTGGGCTAGAATATTTTTACATAAGTGATGCATAGGATATGTGGTTTATAAATTAGGCTCTATGGCCATTCTTATCCCTCATGGAATGCAACATGAGGGTAAACAGAACAACCAGCACAAACAGTTTCTGGAAAAACGATTACATTCCCTTGAACTTTCCCAGTAGAAGAAAAAAGGTGGAGACTTCAGGTAGGCAGCTGAGATACATTTGCCCcacaaataagtacataaattTTAGTCTATTAAAACTGGAAGGGGGGCTTCCGAGAAGATGACGGAAGAGTAAggcgcggagatcaccttcctccccacagatacaccagaaatacatctacacgtggaacaactcctacaaaacacctaatgaatgctgtcagaagacctcagacctcccaaaaggcaagtaacctcccacgtacctgggtagggcaaaagaaaacagaataaacagagacaaaaggatagggacgggacctgcaccagtgggagggagctgtgaaggagaaaaggtttccacacactaggaagccccttcgcgggcggagactgcgggtggcgcagggggaagcttcggagccgcggagagcacagcaataggggtgcagagggcaaggcagagagattcccgcacagaggatcggtgccaaccggcactcaccagcccgagaggcttgtctgctcccccgccggggcgggcggggctgggagctgaagctcgggctttggtcggagcgcagggagaggactggggttggcggcatgaacacagcctgcagggggtcagtgcaccacggctggccgggacggagtccggggaaaagtctggacctgccgaagaggcaagagactttttcttccctctttgtttcctggtgcgcgaggagaggggattaagaacgttgcttaaaggagctccagagatgggcgcgagccgcggctaaaagcgtggacaccagagacaggcatgagacgctaaggctgctgctgccgccaccaagaagcctgtgtgcaagcacaggtcactatacacaccccgcttccggggagcctgtgcagcccgccactgccagggtcccgggatccagggacaactcccctgggagaacgcatggcgcgcctcagcctggtgcaacgtcacgccggcctctgccaccgcaggctcgccccgcactctgtgcccctccctccgcaccggcctgagtgagccagagcccccaaaccagcggctcctttaaccccgtcctgtctgagcgaagaacagacgccctccggcgacctacaagcagaggaggggccaaatccaaagctgagcccctgggagctgtgagaacaaagaagagaaagggaaatctctcccagcagactcaggagcagcggataaaagctccacaatcaacttgatgtaccctgcgtctgtggaatacatgaatagacaacgaatcatcccaaattaaggaagtgggctttgagagcaagatttatgattttttccccttttcctctttttatgagtgtgtatgtgtatgcttctgtgtcagATTTTGTCTGTATGCTTCGCTTccaccacttgtcctagggttctatccgtccgtttttttttctctcttaataattatgttttattttaataactttattatattttatcttactttattttactttactttatcttctttctttcttttttcccttccttccctccttctatccatcctccctccctccctcctttctttctttttctttctttctttcttctactaattctttctttctactttttctcccttttattctaagccgtgtggatgaaaggctcttgctgctgcagccaggagtcagtgctgtgcctctgaggtgggagagccaagttcaggacacgggtccacaagagaactcccagctccacataatatcaaacagtgaaaatctcccagagatctccatctcaacaccagcacccagcttcactcaaggaccagcaagctacagtgctggacatcctgtGCCAAacactagcaagagaggaacacaaccccacccattagcagagaggctgcctaaaatcataataagtccacagacaccccaaaacacaccaccagacgtggacctgcccaccacagacaaaagatccagcctcatccaccagaacacaggcactagtcccctccaacaggaagcctacacaacccactgaaccaaccttagccactggggacagacaccaaaaacaacgggaactatgaacctgcagcctgcaaaaaggaaaccccaaacacagtaagataagcaaaatgagaagacagaaaaacacacagcaggtgaaggagcaagataaaaacccaccagacccaacaaatgaagaggagataggcagtctacctgaaaaagtattcagaataataatagtaaagatgatccaaaatcttggaaatagaatagacaaaatgcaagaaacatttaacaaggacctagaagaactaaagatgaaacaaacaatgatgaacaacacaataaatgaaatgaaaaatactctagatgggatc
The Phocoena sinus isolate mPhoSin1 chromosome 6, mPhoSin1.pri, whole genome shotgun sequence DNA segment above includes these coding regions:
- the LOC116755044 gene encoding spermatogenesis-associated protein 31E1-like; protein product: MPCAQLPAGSRVIQIMENALFSLKSTFDTWQYSSCTLCVSDIILAFLCGLGLFFLLLRYLKNNVSSPPPRKHENIRKHQMEPKGRRKINEKKRAVKACRSSLKELENARDLISFLRSHLDKLPHKGGFHQLSCQDPLGEVGKAAPAAAHQPCRKPAEDDVPAVCPSAALVPLTQGPLPVASTLSTEPQDQCNLKRVTLGTVAKSSPPGNSFLASTTAAILSLGLACYHILFLSFWWKITKALFFPTSSQSKSWQEHLSHQPPGAPFSGGPTDKQVETGSPLFDSPEVQRLLELLITKKVNLNTCKEKEKDGSFSEQMSSDYRLNTLGNMWKSLGAEQDNTTPQSFWNMKDKKEQLEQLPGPQQLLHSEVLRDHLEQKYSRLYWGLPSLPSESLVDVRSSAQQPAPFVLFRGVSHGFSVSIQPRIPLGASQAPVLPYPGVPPQPFTQNLPPCQPPPLAQIQAQPYLPSSLLSRPPYSPPQMSTCGLDCPTFQNKTLYFIPAETQCLKCPLLQKQLKSGEPSPSVVKRSQKGFNQLILTLPQDRGCSQARKSAVSIHREDLIGPDLQKQHLQKRLIKEQSKRGLACSIHLSLSLELSSYQCQFLGTHQAQGKQGPWQPSAFTGKRRLDRQKTRSRCPRRSHRKGQMQFQPGQDFGKGLRPYLRRISKASSRTSLPVKFLPRNSEKESERYLMRPLKSNSGNCLPSSPEQKHLEKFLKAHLSTKSRQINQGMTPVIVRQSWLAANCASYKPPPHEEIRNLASSKYWKPCVNSSRELSFLSPSIRQMLEAHVLRWRVRHRWGLPNQAFEPINLKPGGAQPLSSPRSTFSPSATCQSRAHSKANFANKLSGKPQPHQGMTVITKATVPTLVSPLPVPSPEHTEIQRALGKTSPGDRYGPSEAPLTGQEGRLPYQMPTVNLMGRSWENGPVLGFPATRKTLSPPTKSVAQHPKEPCLKTQVAQGRATAELLPDSHSDILLQDYATGMRLQDFATNVLLQDHHTDVLLSSDILASHRSLSSSQREHASEDAPAFQAVPYDLNVSEQSSLGQQKFKTTQLQDPFKSQSNMPAPAEEWRCVRSLQPGDHEETRSNQQQQEPGKPKVTDPCKGQFASTEGREDNWKPKPGEYKERSSGLKASQASGMSHASQVRERGESLGSKHPQLSPGKRQLSPESQNRMRQYVSHDKKGKGIEESLQKGKPASATAHQQKPIKGKPVVESRAIDPCAIPRAVAQVLREKLGLHQGLCASKLNQHPEQLQAPAEGHSHYHRVLSSSEERRVLKDTAYSHQASPKDHSYLNKSRHTTGRGDKSAFPPRELESPVRRCQHGPRVAGDSGHLRHHPTCPQKCVPSGQPECASHAFPGRKVVPKKVQFMERKPASSHVNRSSM